The Scylla paramamosain isolate STU-SP2022 chromosome 42, ASM3559412v1, whole genome shotgun sequence genome has a segment encoding these proteins:
- the LOC135093348 gene encoding adenylate cyclase, terminal-differentiation specific-like isoform X6 has protein sequence MQEHQEQQVKQEHQEQQEHQEQQEHQKQQKYQEQQEHQEQQAQQEHQEQQEQQEQQEQQEHQEQQEQQEHQEQQAQQEHQEQQQEHQEQQEHQEQQEQQEHQEQQAQQVSAQHIPFSYSSHPCLTPMQEHQEQQEQQEQQEQQEHQEQQEQQEHQEQQKYQEEQEHQEQQEQQVSAQHIPTLPILIPSLSHPYAGTSRAAARTSGAAGTSGAAGAARTSGAAGTSIRSSRNINQEQQEHQEQQVSAQHIPTLPILIPSLSHPYQEHQEQQEQQEQQEQQEHQEQQGTSGAAGAARTSGAAGTAGAAGTSGAAGTAGAAGTSGAAGTAGAAGTSGAAGTAGAAGTSGAAGTAGAAGTSGAAEPAGAAGE, from the exons ATGCAGGAACATCAAGAGCAGCAGGTAAAGCAGGAGCACcaggaacaacaagaacaccagGAGCAGCAAGAACATCAGAAGCAGCAGAAatatcaggagcagcaggaacatcaggagcagcaggcgcagcag GAACATCaagagcagcaggagcagcaagaacagcaggagcagcaagaacatcaggagcaacaggagcagcaagaacatcaggagcagcaggcgcagcag GAACATcaagagcagcagcaagaacatcaggagcagcaggaacatcaggagcaacaggagcagcaagaacatcaggagcagcaggcgcagcaggtgagtgcacaaCACATCCCCTTCTCATACTCATCCCATCCTTGTCTCACCCCTATGCAGGAACATCaagagcagcaggagcagcaagaacagcaggagcagcaagaacatcaggagcaacaggagcagcaagaacatcaggagcagcagaaatatcaggaggagcaggaacatcaggagcagcaggagcagcaggtgagtgcacaaCACATCCCTACACTTCCCATACTCATCCCATCCTTGTCTCACCCCTATGCAGGAACATcaagagcagcagcaagaacatcaggagcagcaggaacatcaggagcagcaggagcagcaagaacatcaggagcagcaggaacatcaatcaggagcagcaggaacatcaatcaggagcagcaggaacatcaggagcagcaggtaAGTGCACAACAcatccctacccttcccatacTCATCCCATCCTTGTCTCACCCCTATCAGGAACATCaagagcagcaggagcagcaagaacagcaggagcagcaagaacatcaggagcagcagggaacatcaggagcagcag gagcagcaagaacatcaggagcagcaggtacagcaggagcagcaggaacatcaggagcagcaggtacagcaggagcagcaggaacatcaggagcagcaggtacagcaggagcagcaggaacatcaggagcagcaggtacagcaggagcagcaggaacatcaggagcagcaggtacagcaggagcagcaggaacatcaggagcagcagaaCCAGCcggagcagcaggtgagtga
- the LOC135093348 gene encoding putative uncharacterized protein DDB_G0271606 isoform X8: protein MQEHQEQQVKQEHQEQQEHQEQQEHQKQQKYQEQQEHQEQQAQQEHQEQQEQQEQQEQQEHQEQQEQQEHQEQQAQQEHQEQQQEHQEQQEHQEQQEQQEHQEQQAQQEHQEQQEQQEQQEQQEHQEQQEQQEHQEQQKYQEEQEHQEQQEQQVSAQHIPTLPILIPSLSHPYAGTSRAAARTSGAAGTSGAAGAARTSGAAGTSIRSSRNINQEQQEHQEQQVSAQHIPTLPILIPSLSHPYQEHQEQQEQQEQQEQQEHQEQQGTSGAAGAARTSGAAGTAGAAGTSGAAGTAGAAGTSGAAGTAGAAGTSGAAGTAGAAGTSGAAGTAGAAGTSGAAEPAGAAGE, encoded by the exons ATGCAGGAACATCAAGAGCAGCAGGTAAAGCAGGAGCACcaggaacaacaagaacaccagGAGCAGCAAGAACATCAGAAGCAGCAGAAatatcaggagcagcaggaacatcaggagcagcaggcgcagcag GAACATCaagagcagcaggagcagcaagaacagcaggagcagcaagaacatcaggagcaacaggagcagcaagaacatcaggagcagcaggcgcagcag GAACATcaagagcagcagcaagaacatcaggagcagcaggaacatcaggagcaacaggagcagcaagaacatcaggagcagcaggcgcagcag GAACATCaagagcagcaggagcagcaagaacagcaggagcagcaagaacatcaggagcaacaggagcagcaagaacatcaggagcagcagaaatatcaggaggagcaggaacatcaggagcagcaggagcagcaggtgagtgcacaaCACATCCCTACACTTCCCATACTCATCCCATCCTTGTCTCACCCCTATGCAGGAACATcaagagcagcagcaagaacatcaggagcagcaggaacatcaggagcagcaggagcagcaagaacatcaggagcagcaggaacatcaatcaggagcagcaggaacatcaatcaggagcagcaggaacatcaggagcagcaggtaAGTGCACAACAcatccctacccttcccatacTCATCCCATCCTTGTCTCACCCCTATCAGGAACATCaagagcagcaggagcagcaagaacagcaggagcagcaagaacatcaggagcagcagggaacatcaggagcagcag gagcagcaagaacatcaggagcagcaggtacagcaggagcagcaggaacatcaggagcagcaggtacagcaggagcagcaggaacatcaggagcagcaggtacagcaggagcagcaggaacatcaggagcagcaggtacagcaggagcagcaggaacatcaggagcagcaggtacagcaggagcagcaggaacatcaggagcagcagaaCCAGCcggagcagcaggtgagtga
- the LOC135093348 gene encoding putative cyclin-dependent serine/threonine-protein kinase DDB_G0272797/DDB_G0274007 isoform X3, protein MQEHQEQQVKQEHQEQQEHQEQQEHQKQQKYQEQQEHQEQQAQQEHQEQQEQQEQQEQQEHQEQQEQQEHQEQQAQQVSAQHIPFSYSSHPCLTPMQEHQEQQEQQEQQEHQEQQEQQEHQEQQKYQEEQEHQEQQEQQEHQEQQQEHQEQQEHQEQQEQQEHQEQQAQQEHQEQQEQQEQQEQQEHQEQQEQQEHQEQQKYQEEQEHQEQQEQQVSAQHIPTLPILIPSLSHPYAGTSRAAARTSGAAGTSGAAGAARTSGAAGTSIRSSRNINQEQQEHQEQQVSAQHIPTLPILIPSLSHPYQEHQEQQEQQEQQEQQEHQEQQGTSGAAGAARTSGAAGTAGAAGTSGAAGTAGAAGTSGAAGTAGAAGTSGAAGTAGAAGTSGAAGTAGAAGTSGAAEPAGAAGE, encoded by the exons ATGCAGGAACATCAAGAGCAGCAGGTAAAGCAGGAGCACcaggaacaacaagaacaccagGAGCAGCAAGAACATCAGAAGCAGCAGAAatatcaggagcagcaggaacatcaggagcagcaggcgcagcag GAACATCaagagcagcaggagcagcaagaacagcaggagcagcaagaacatcaggagcaacaggagcagcaagaacatcaggagcagcaggcgcagcaggtgagtgcacaaCACATCCCCTTCTCATACTCATCCCATCCTTGTCTCACCCCTATGCAGGAACATCAAGAGCAGCaagaacagcaggagcagcaagaacatcaggagcaacaggagcagcaagaacatcaggagcagcagaaatatcaggaggagcaggaacatcaggagcagcaggagcagcag GAACATcaagagcagcagcaagaacatcaggagcagcaggaacatcaggagcaacaggagcagcaagaacatcaggagcagcaggcgcagcag GAACATCaagagcagcaggagcagcaagaacagcaggagcagcaagaacatcaggagcaacaggagcagcaagaacatcaggagcagcagaaatatcaggaggagcaggaacatcaggagcagcaggagcagcaggtgagtgcacaaCACATCCCTACACTTCCCATACTCATCCCATCCTTGTCTCACCCCTATGCAGGAACATcaagagcagcagcaagaacatcaggagcagcaggaacatcaggagcagcaggagcagcaagaacatcaggagcagcaggaacatcaatcaggagcagcaggaacatcaatcaggagcagcaggaacatcaggagcagcaggtaAGTGCACAACAcatccctacccttcccatacTCATCCCATCCTTGTCTCACCCCTATCAGGAACATCaagagcagcaggagcagcaagaacagcaggagcagcaagaacatcaggagcagcagggaacatcaggagcagcag gagcagcaagaacatcaggagcagcaggtacagcaggagcagcaggaacatcaggagcagcaggtacagcaggagcagcaggaacatcaggagcagcaggtacagcaggagcagcaggaacatcaggagcagcaggtacagcaggagcagcaggaacatcaggagcagcaggtacagcaggagcagcaggaacatcaggagcagcagaaCCAGCcggagcagcaggtgagtga
- the LOC135093348 gene encoding transcription factor SPT20 homolog isoform X4, translated as MQEHQEQQVKQEHQEQQEHQEQQEHQKQQKYQEQQEHQEQQAQQEHQEQQEQQEQQEQQEHQEQQEQQEHQEQQAQQVSAQHIPFSYSSHPCLTPMQEHQEQQEQQEQQEHQEQQEQQEHQEQQKYQEEQEHQEQQEQQEHQEQQEQQEQQEQQEHQEQQEQQEHQEQQKYQEEQEHQEQQEQQVSAQHIPTLPILIPSLSHPYAGTSRAAARTSGAAGTSGAAGAARTSGAAGTSIRSSRNINQEQQEHQEQQVSAQHIPTLPILIPSLSHPYQEHQEQQEQQEQQEQQEHQEQQGTSGAAGAARTSGAAGTAGAAGTSGAAGTAGAAGTSGAAGTAGAAGTSGAAGTAGAAGTSGAAGTAGAAGTSGAAEPAGAAGE; from the exons ATGCAGGAACATCAAGAGCAGCAGGTAAAGCAGGAGCACcaggaacaacaagaacaccagGAGCAGCAAGAACATCAGAAGCAGCAGAAatatcaggagcagcaggaacatcaggagcagcaggcgcagcag GAACATCaagagcagcaggagcagcaagaacagcaggagcagcaagaacatcaggagcaacaggagcagcaagaacatcaggagcagcaggcgcagcaggtgagtgcacaaCACATCCCCTTCTCATACTCATCCCATCCTTGTCTCACCCCTATGCAGGAACATCAAGAGCAGCaagaacagcaggagcagcaagaacatcaggagcaacaggagcagcaagaacatcaggagcagcagaaatatcaggaggagcaggaacatcaggagcagcaggagcagcag GAACATCaagagcagcaggagcagcaagaacagcaggagcagcaagaacatcaggagcaacaggagcagcaagaacatcaggagcagcagaaatatcaggaggagcaggaacatcaggagcagcaggagcagcaggtgagtgcacaaCACATCCCTACACTTCCCATACTCATCCCATCCTTGTCTCACCCCTATGCAGGAACATcaagagcagcagcaagaacatcaggagcagcaggaacatcaggagcagcaggagcagcaagaacatcaggagcagcaggaacatcaatcaggagcagcaggaacatcaatcaggagcagcaggaacatcaggagcagcaggtaAGTGCACAACAcatccctacccttcccatacTCATCCCATCCTTGTCTCACCCCTATCAGGAACATCaagagcagcaggagcagcaagaacagcaggagcagcaagaacatcaggagcagcagggaacatcaggagcagcag gagcagcaagaacatcaggagcagcaggtacagcaggagcagcaggaacatcaggagcagcaggtacagcaggagcagcaggaacatcaggagcagcaggtacagcaggagcagcaggaacatcaggagcagcaggtacagcaggagcagcaggaacatcaggagcagcaggtacagcaggagcagcaggaacatcaggagcagcagaaCCAGCcggagcagcaggtgagtga
- the LOC135093348 gene encoding UPF0746 protein DDB_G0281095-like isoform X10, producing the protein MQEHQEQQVKQEHQEQQEHQEQQEHQKQQKYQEQQEHQEQQAQQEHQEQQQEHQEQQEHQEQQEQQEHQEQQAQQVSAQHIPFSYSSHPCLTPMQEHQEQQEQQEQQEQQEHQEQQEQQEHQEQQKYQEEQEHQEQQEQQVSAQHIPTLPILIPSLSHPYAGTSRAAARTSGAAGTSGAAGAARTSGAAGTSIRSSRNINQEQQEHQEQQVSAQHIPTLPILIPSLSHPYQEHQEQQEQQEQQEQQEHQEQQGTSGAAGAARTSGAAGTAGAAGTSGAAGTAGAAGTSGAAGTAGAAGTSGAAGTAGAAGTSGAAGTAGAAGTSGAAEPAGAAGE; encoded by the exons ATGCAGGAACATCAAGAGCAGCAGGTAAAGCAGGAGCACcaggaacaacaagaacaccagGAGCAGCAAGAACATCAGAAGCAGCAGAAatatcaggagcagcaggaacatcaggagcagcaggcgcagcag GAACATcaagagcagcagcaagaacatcaggagcagcaggaacatcaggagcaacaggagcagcaagaacatcaggagcagcaggcgcagcaggtgagtgcacaaCACATCCCCTTCTCATACTCATCCCATCCTTGTCTCACCCCTATGCAGGAACATCaagagcagcaggagcagcaagaacagcaggagcagcaagaacatcaggagcaacaggagcagcaagaacatcaggagcagcagaaatatcaggaggagcaggaacatcaggagcagcaggagcagcaggtgagtgcacaaCACATCCCTACACTTCCCATACTCATCCCATCCTTGTCTCACCCCTATGCAGGAACATcaagagcagcagcaagaacatcaggagcagcaggaacatcaggagcagcaggagcagcaagaacatcaggagcagcaggaacatcaatcaggagcagcaggaacatcaatcaggagcagcaggaacatcaggagcagcaggtaAGTGCACAACAcatccctacccttcccatacTCATCCCATCCTTGTCTCACCCCTATCAGGAACATCaagagcagcaggagcagcaagaacagcaggagcagcaagaacatcaggagcagcagggaacatcaggagcagcag gagcagcaagaacatcaggagcagcaggtacagcaggagcagcaggaacatcaggagcagcaggtacagcaggagcagcaggaacatcaggagcagcaggtacagcaggagcagcaggaacatcaggagcagcaggtacagcaggagcagcaggaacatcaggagcagcaggtacagcaggagcagcaggaacatcaggagcagcagaaCCAGCcggagcagcaggtgagtga
- the LOC135093348 gene encoding putative cyclin-dependent serine/threonine-protein kinase DDB_G0272797/DDB_G0274007 isoform X12: protein MQEHQEQQVKQEHQEQQEHQEQQEHQKQQKYQEQQEHQEQQAQQEHQEQQEQQEQQEQQEHQEQQEQQEHQEQQAQQVSAQHIPFSYSSHPCLTPMQEHQEQQEQQEQQEHQEQQEQQEHQEQQKYQEEQEHQEQQEQQEHQEQQQEHQEQQEHQEQQEQQEHQEQQAQQVSAQHIPFSYSSHPCLTPMQEHQEQQEQQEQQEQQEHQEQQEQQEHQEQQKYQEEQEHQEQQEQQEHQEQQQEHQEQQEHQEQQEQQEHQEQQEHQSGAAGTSIRSSRNIRSSR, encoded by the exons ATGCAGGAACATCAAGAGCAGCAGGTAAAGCAGGAGCACcaggaacaacaagaacaccagGAGCAGCAAGAACATCAGAAGCAGCAGAAatatcaggagcagcaggaacatcaggagcagcaggcgcagcag GAACATCaagagcagcaggagcagcaagaacagcaggagcagcaagaacatcaggagcaacaggagcagcaagaacatcaggagcagcaggcgcagcaggtgagtgcacaaCACATCCCCTTCTCATACTCATCCCATCCTTGTCTCACCCCTATGCAGGAACATCAAGAGCAGCaagaacagcaggagcagcaagaacatcaggagcaacaggagcagcaagaacatcaggagcagcagaaatatcaggaggagcaggaacatcaggagcagcaggagcagcag GAACATcaagagcagcagcaagaacatcaggagcagcaggaacatcaggagcaacaggagcagcaagaacatcaggagcagcaggcgcagcaggtgagtgcacaaCACATCCCCTTCTCATACTCATCCCATCCTTGTCTCACCCCTATGCAGGAACATCaagagcagcaggagcagcaagaacagcaggagcagcaagaacatcaggagcaacaggagcagcaagaacatcaggagcagcagaaatatcaggaggagcaggaacatcaggagcagcaggagcagcag GAACATcaagagcagcagcaagaacatcaggagcagcaggaacatcaggagcagcaggagcagcaagaacatcaggagcagcaggaacatcaatcaggagcagcaggaacatcaatcaggagcagcaggaacatcaggagcagcaggtaA
- the LOC135093348 gene encoding putative cyclin-dependent serine/threonine-protein kinase DDB_G0272797/DDB_G0274007 isoform X9: MQEHQEQQVKQEHQEQQEHQEQQEHQKQQKYQEQQEHQEQQAQQEHQEQQEQQEQQEQQEHQEQQEQQEHQEQQAQQVSAQHIPFSYSSHPCLTPMQEHQEQQEQQEQQEHQEQQEQQEHQEQQKYQEEQEHQEQQEQQEHQEQQQEHQEQQEHQEQQEQQEHQEQQAQQVSAQHIPFSYSSHPCLTPMQEHQEQQEQQEQQEQQEHQEQQEQQEHQEQQKYQEEQEHQEQQEQQEHQEQQEQQEQQEQQEHQEQQGTSGAAGAARTSGAAGTAGAAGTSGAAGTAGAAGTSGAAGTAGAAGTSGAAGTAGAAGTSGAAGTAGAAGTSGAAEPAGAAGE; the protein is encoded by the exons ATGCAGGAACATCAAGAGCAGCAGGTAAAGCAGGAGCACcaggaacaacaagaacaccagGAGCAGCAAGAACATCAGAAGCAGCAGAAatatcaggagcagcaggaacatcaggagcagcaggcgcagcag GAACATCaagagcagcaggagcagcaagaacagcaggagcagcaagaacatcaggagcaacaggagcagcaagaacatcaggagcagcaggcgcagcaggtgagtgcacaaCACATCCCCTTCTCATACTCATCCCATCCTTGTCTCACCCCTATGCAGGAACATCAAGAGCAGCaagaacagcaggagcagcaagaacatcaggagcaacaggagcagcaagaacatcaggagcagcagaaatatcaggaggagcaggaacatcaggagcagcaggagcagcag GAACATcaagagcagcagcaagaacatcaggagcagcaggaacatcaggagcaacaggagcagcaagaacatcaggagcagcaggcgcagcaggtgagtgcacaaCACATCCCCTTCTCATACTCATCCCATCCTTGTCTCACCCCTATGCAGGAACATCaagagcagcaggagcagcaagaacagcaggagcagcaagaacatcaggagcaacaggagcagcaagaacatcaggagcagcagaaatatcaggaggagcaggaacatcaggagcagcaggagcagcag GAACATCaagagcagcaggagcagcaagaacagcaggagcagcaagaacatcaggagcagcagggaacatcaggagcagcag gagcagcaagaacatcaggagcagcaggtacagcaggagcagcaggaacatcaggagcagcaggtacagcaggagcagcaggaacatcaggagcagcaggtacagcaggagcagcaggaacatcaggagcagcaggtacagcaggagcagcaggaacatcaggagcagcaggtacagcaggagcagcaggaacatcaggagcagcagaaCCAGCcggagcagcaggtgagtga
- the LOC135093348 gene encoding UPF0746 protein DDB_G0281095-like isoform X5 gives MQEHQEQQVKQEHQEQQEHQEQQEHQKQQKYQEQQEHQEQQAQQEHQEQQEQQEQQEQQEHQEQQEQQEHQEQQAQQVSAQHIPFSYSSHPCLTPMQEHQEQQEQQEQQEHQEQQEQQEHQEQQKYQEEQEHQEQQEQQEHQEQQQEHQEQQEHQEQQEQQEHQEQQAQQVSAQHIPFSYSSHPCLTPMQEHQEQQEQQEQQEQQEHQEQQEQQEHQEQQKYQEEQEHQEQQEQQEHQEQQEQQEHQEQQAQQEQQAQQVSVQHLPTLPILVSPTSGIAGTSGTAVAAGTSGAAGTAGAARTSGAAGTAGAAGTSGAAGTAGAAGTSGAAGTAGAAGTSGAAGTAGAAGTSGAAGTAGAAGTSGAAEPAGAAGE, from the exons ATGCAGGAACATCAAGAGCAGCAGGTAAAGCAGGAGCACcaggaacaacaagaacaccagGAGCAGCAAGAACATCAGAAGCAGCAGAAatatcaggagcagcaggaacatcaggagcagcaggcgcagcag GAACATCaagagcagcaggagcagcaagaacagcaggagcagcaagaacatcaggagcaacaggagcagcaagaacatcaggagcagcaggcgcagcaggtgagtgcacaaCACATCCCCTTCTCATACTCATCCCATCCTTGTCTCACCCCTATGCAGGAACATCAAGAGCAGCaagaacagcaggagcagcaagaacatcaggagcaacaggagcagcaagaacatcaggagcagcagaaatatcaggaggagcaggaacatcaggagcagcaggagcagcag GAACATcaagagcagcagcaagaacatcaggagcagcaggaacatcaggagcaacaggagcagcaagaacatcaggagcagcaggcgcagcaggtgagtgcacaaCACATCCCCTTCTCATACTCATCCCATCCTTGTCTCACCCCTATGCAGGAACATCaagagcagcaggagcagcaagaacagcaggagcagcaagaacatcaggagcaacaggagcagcaagaacatcaggagcagcagaaatatcaggaggagcaggaacatcaggagcagcaggagcagcag GAACATCaagagcagcaggagcagcaggaacatcaggagcagcaggcgcagcaggagcagcaggcgCAGCAGGTGAGTGTAcaacacctccctacccttcccatccTTGTCTCACCCACATCAGGTATAGCAGGAACATCAGgtacagcagtagcagcaggaacatcaggagcagcaggtacagcaggagcagcaagaacatcaggagcagcaggtacagcaggagcagcaggaacatcaggagcagcaggtacagcaggagcagcaggaacatcaggagcagcaggtacagcaggagcagcaggaacatcaggagcagcaggtacagcaggagcagcaggaacatcaggagcagcaggtacagcaggagcagcaggaacatcaggagcagcagaaCCAGCcggagcagcaggtgagtga
- the LOC135093348 gene encoding transcription factor SPT20 homolog isoform X1: MQEHQEQQVKQEHQEQQEHQEQQEHQKQQKYQEQQEHQEQQAQQEHQEQQEQQEQQEQQEHQEQQEQQEHQEQQAQQVSAQHIPFSYSSHPCLTPMQEHQEQQEQQEQQEHQEQQEQQEHQEQQKYQEEQEHQEQQEQQEHQEQQQEHQEQQEHQEQQEQQEHQEQQAQQVSAQHIPFSYSSHPCLTPMQEHQEQQEQQEQQEQQEHQEQQEQQEHQEQQKYQEEQEHQEQQEQQVSAQHIPTLPILIPSLSHPYAGTSRAAARTSGAAGTSGAAGAARTSGAAGTSIRSSRNINQEQQEHQEQQVSAQHIPTLPILIPSLSHPYQEHQEQQEQQEQQEQQEHQEQQGTSGAAGAARTSGAAGTAGAAGTSGAAGTAGAAGTSGAAGTAGAAGTSGAAGTAGAAGTSGAAGTAGAAGTSGAAEPAGAAGE, from the exons ATGCAGGAACATCAAGAGCAGCAGGTAAAGCAGGAGCACcaggaacaacaagaacaccagGAGCAGCAAGAACATCAGAAGCAGCAGAAatatcaggagcagcaggaacatcaggagcagcaggcgcagcag GAACATCaagagcagcaggagcagcaagaacagcaggagcagcaagaacatcaggagcaacaggagcagcaagaacatcaggagcagcaggcgcagcaggtgagtgcacaaCACATCCCCTTCTCATACTCATCCCATCCTTGTCTCACCCCTATGCAGGAACATCAAGAGCAGCaagaacagcaggagcagcaagaacatcaggagcaacaggagcagcaagaacatcaggagcagcagaaatatcaggaggagcaggaacatcaggagcagcaggagcagcag GAACATcaagagcagcagcaagaacatcaggagcagcaggaacatcaggagcaacaggagcagcaagaacatcaggagcagcaggcgcagcaggtgagtgcacaaCACATCCCCTTCTCATACTCATCCCATCCTTGTCTCACCCCTATGCAGGAACATCaagagcagcaggagcagcaagaacagcaggagcagcaagaacatcaggagcaacaggagcagcaagaacatcaggagcagcagaaatatcaggaggagcaggaacatcaggagcagcaggagcagcaggtgagtgcacaaCACATCCCTACACTTCCCATACTCATCCCATCCTTGTCTCACCCCTATGCAGGAACATcaagagcagcagcaagaacatcaggagcagcaggaacatcaggagcagcaggagcagcaagaacatcaggagcagcaggaacatcaatcaggagcagcaggaacatcaatcaggagcagcaggaacatcaggagcagcaggtaAGTGCACAACAcatccctacccttcccatacTCATCCCATCCTTGTCTCACCCCTATCAGGAACATCaagagcagcaggagcagcaagaacagcaggagcagcaagaacatcaggagcagcagggaacatcaggagcagcag gagcagcaagaacatcaggagcagcaggtacagcaggagcagcaggaacatcaggagcagcaggtacagcaggagcagcaggaacatcaggagcagcaggtacagcaggagcagcaggaacatcaggagcagcaggtacagcaggagcagcaggaacatcaggagcagcaggtacagcaggagcagcaggaacatcaggagcagcagaaCCAGCcggagcagcaggtgagtga